One stretch of Eupeodes corollae chromosome 2, idEupCoro1.1, whole genome shotgun sequence DNA includes these proteins:
- the LOC129945846 gene encoding mucin-2-like: MRSAVLLLAFCAVSFCAELENPNTEEELIRQTREIDGYNYEVPKVPFTEPTRRTTSKTTPYVPITQKTTQYVRTTPRTTPYVPITQKTTQYVRTTPRTTPYVPVTQKTTQYVRTTPRATPYVPITQKTTQYVSVRTTPRTTPFVPTNFVTQKVTQNVRTTPRTTPYVPITQKTTQYVRTTPRTTPYVPVTQKTTQYVRTTPRATPYVPITQKTTQYVAKSTTPRPVTGRTVVTQPTKKLVTGYTYPPPETPFTYPTTQKPVPTTRAPPPPVTTRKLTTPVPTYLPPTTRRPPQPVTTPRPITQRPTTRPPPPSVRTTQYVTQPRPTPTVRTTQYVTKPRTTPVPTYLPPTTRRPVPTTTRAPPAPVTTRKLTTPVPTYLPPTTRRPPPPVTTPRPTTPVPTYLPPTTRRPVPSTTRAPPAPVTTRKLTTPVPTYLPPTTRRPPPPVTTPRPTTPVPTYLPPTTRRPVPSTTRAPPAPVTTRKLTTPVPTYLPPTTRRPPPPVTTPRPTTQRPTTRPPPPSVRTTQYVTQPRPTPTVRTTQYVTQPRPTPTVRTTQYVTQPRPTTTTLRPKPTGYTYPPPENPLTYPTQSVPRTTPRQTPTTRKLTTPVPTYLPPTTRRPPPPVTTPRPTTPKPTTKPPAPRTTPVPTYLPPTTRRPVPTTTRAPPPPVTTRKLTTPVPTYLPPTTRRPPPPVTTPRPTTPKPVTRPPPPPTTPAPTYLPPTTRRPIPTTRAPPPPVTTRKLTTPVPTYLPPTTRRPPPPVTTPRPTTPKPVTRPPPPPTTPAPTYLPPTTRRPIPTTRAPPPPVTTRKLTTPVPTYLPPTTRRPPPPVTTPRPTTARPTTRPPAPRTTPVPTYLPPTTRRPVPTTTRAPPPPVTTRKLTTPVPTYLPPTTRRPPPPVTTPRPTTARPTTRTPAPRTTPVPTYLPPTTRRPVPTTTRAPPPPVTTRKLTTPVPTYLPPTTRRPPPPVTTPRPTTSRPTTPSPTTTRPKSTPAPTYLPPVPITTRRAPPPVENLRTTTPIPTTRTPALRTTAPPTYVPITTRRPVPTTTRAPPPPVTTRKLTTPVPTYLPPTTRRPPPPVTTPRPTTPVPTYLPPTTRRPVPTTTRAPPGPVTTRKLTTPVPTYLPPTTRRPPPPVTTPRPTTPVPTYLPPTTRRPVPTTTRAPPAPVTTRKLTTPVPTYLPPTTRRPPPPVTTPRPTTPVPTYLPPTTRRPVPTTTRAPPAPLTTRKLTTPVPTYLPPTTRRPPLPVTTPRPTTPVPTYLPPTTRRPVPTTTRAPPAPVTTRKLTTPVPTYLPPTTRRPPPPVTTPRPTTPVPTYLPPTTRRPVPTTTRAPPAPVTTRKLTTPVPTYLPPTTRRPPPPVTTPRPTTPVPTYLPPTTRRPVPTTTRAPPAPVTTRKLTTPVPTYLPPTTRRPPPPVTTPRPTTARPTTRPPAPRTTPVPTYLPPTTRRPVPTTTRAPPPPVTTRKLTTPVPTYLPPTTRRPPPPVTTPRPTTPRPTTPRPTPPPTYAPPTTLRTLPPVTTPRPTVPVTRPPPPRTTSVLPRTSTPAPTYLPPIDGYKYPVPNIPFVY; encoded by the exons ATG AGGAGCGCTGTATTGCTATTAGCGTTTTGCGCTGTTAGCTTCTGTGCGGAACTTGAG aaTCCGAACACAGAAGAAGAATTAATTCGACAGACTAGAGAAATCGATGGTTACAATTACGAAGTACCCAAAGTACCGTTTACAGAGCCTACTCGAAGGACAACGTCTAAGACTACACCCTATGTACCAATAACTCAGAAGACAACACAATATGTTCGTACTACACCACGAACAACTCCATACGTGCCAATCACTCAGAAGACAACTCAGTATGTGCGAACAACTCCAAGGACAACACCATATGTTCCAGTTACCCAGAAGACAACACAATACGTTCGTACCACTCCACGAGCAACTCCATACGTGCCAATCACTCAGAAGACAACACAGTATGTGTCTGTGCGCACAACTCCCAGGACAACACCATTTGTCCCCACCAACTTTGTTACTCAAAAGGTAACTCAAAACGTTCGTACCACACCACGAACAACTCCATATGTGCCAATCACTCAAAAGACAACTCAGTATGTGCGTACAACTCCACGGACAACACCATATGTTCCAGTTACCCAGAAGACAACACAATACGTTCGTACTACTCCACGAGCAACTCCATATGTACCAATTACGCAGAAAACAACGCAATACGTTGCAAAGTCTACTACTCCCCGACCAGTAACAGGGCGAACTGTTGTGACACAACCCACCAAAAAGCTTGTAACTGGTTACACTTACCCACCACCTGAAACACCATTTACCTACCCAACAACCCAAAAGCCGGTTCCTACAACAAGGGCTCCACCACCACCAGTGACAACTCGTAAGCTGACAACTCCAGTGCCAACATACCTGCCACCTACAACACGCAGGCCACCACAACCAGTCACAACTCCCAGGCCAATAACTCAAAGACCAACAACAAGGCCTCCACCACCATCTGTGAGAACAACACAATACGTTACGCAACCAAGGCCAACACCAACTGTGAGAACAACTCAATACGTAACGAAACCAAGAACAACCCCTGTGCCAACTTACTTACCACCCACAACTCGTCGCCCAGTTCCAACAACGACCAGGGCACCACCAGCACCAGTGACAACTCGTAAGTTGACAACTCCAGTTCCAACATACTTGCCACCTACAACCCGTAGACCACCACCACCAGTGACAACTCCAAGGCCAACAACTCCAGTTCCAACTTACTTGCCACCCACAACCCGTCGTCCAGTTCCATCAACGACAAGGGCTCCACCAGCACCAGTGACAACTCGTAAGCTGACAACTCCAGTTCCAACATACTTGCCACCTACAACCCGTAGACCACCACCACCAGTGACAACTCCAAGGCCAACAACTCCAGTTCCAACTTACTTGCCACCCACAACCCGTCGTCCAGTTCCATCAACGACAAGGGCTCCACCAGCACCAGTGACAACTCGTAAGCTGACAACTCCAGTTCCAACATACTTGCCACCTACAACCCGTAGACCACCACCACCAGTGACAACTCCTAGGCCAACAACTCAAAGACCAACAACAAGGCCTCCACCACCAAGTGTGAGAACAACGCAATATGTTACCCAACCAAGACCAACACCAACTGTGAGAACAACTCAATACGTAACACAACCAAGACCAACGCCAACAGTGAGAACAACTCAGTACGTAACGCAGCCAaggccaacaacaacaacattgagACCTAAGCCAACTGGTTACACTTACCCACCTCCAGAAAATCCATTGACGTATCCAACTCAATCGGTTCCAAGAACTACTCCACGTCAAACTCCAACAACTCGCAAACTAACAACTCCAGTGCCAACTTATTTACCACCCACAACTCGCAGGCCACCACCCCCGGTCACAACACCCAGACCAACAACTCCAAAACCAACAACGAAGCCTCCAGCACCAAGAACTACCCCTGTGCCTACTTACTTGCCACCCACAACGCGTCGTCCAGTTCCAACAACTACAAGGGCTCCACCACCACCAGTGACTACTCGTAAGTTGACAACTCCCGTTCCAACTTACTTGCCACCTACAACTCGCAGGCCCCCACCTCCAGTTACAACTCCAAGGCCAACAACTCCAAAGCCCGTAACAaggccaccaccaccaccaacaacTCCTGCACCTACTTACTTACCACCCACAACTCGCAGGCCAATTCCAACCACCAGAGCTCCCCCACCACCAGTGACAACTCGTAAATTGACAACTCCCGTTCCAACATACTTGCCACCCACAACTCGCAGACCCCCACCTCCAGTAACAACTCCAAGGCCAACAACTCCAAAGCCAGTAACAaggccaccaccaccaccaacaacTCCAGCACCAACTTACTTACCACCCACAACTCGCAGGCCAATTCCAACCACCAGAGCTCCCCCACCACCAGTGACAACGCGCAAATTGACAACTCCCGTGCCAACATACTTGCCACCTACAACTCGTAGGCCTCCACCACCAGTGACAACTCCTAGGCCAACAACTGCAAGGCCAACAACAAGGCCTCCAGCACCTAGGACAACTCCAGTGCCAACATACTTACCACCCACAACTCGTCGTCCAGTTCCAACAACGACAAGGGCTCCACCACCACCAGTGACCACTCGTAAATTGACAACTCCAGTGCCAACATACTTGCCACCTACAACTCGTAGACCTCCACCACCAGTGACAACTCCTAGGCCAACAACTGCAAGGCCAACAACAAGAACTCCAGCACCTAGGACAACTCCAGTGCCAACATACTTACCACCCACAACTCGTCGTCCAGTTCCAACAACTACAAGGGCTCCACCACCACCAGTGACCACTCGTAAGTTGACAACCCCAGTGCCAACATACTTGCCACCTACAACTCGCAGGCCACCACCACCAGTGACAACTCCAAGGCCAACAACGTCAAGGCCAACGACTCCCAGCCCAACTACAACTCGTCCTAAGTCAACCCCAGCTCCAACATACTTACCTCCGGTTCCAATCACTACTCGCAGAGCACCACCACCAGTAGAAAATCTTAGGACAACAACTCCAATTCCAACAACGAGAACTCCAGCACTAAGAACTACTGCCCCACCAACATACGTACCAATAACAACTCGTCGTCCAGTTCCAACAACGACCAGGGCACCACCACCACCAGTGACTACTCGTAAGTTGACAACTCCAGTGCCAACATATTTGCCACCTACAACCCGTAGACCACCACCACCAGTGACAACTCCAAGGCCAACAACTCCAGTTCCAACTTACTTGCCACCCACAACTCGTCGTCCAGTTCCAACAACGACAAGGGCTCCACCAGGTCCAGTGACAACTCGTAAGTTGACAACTCCAGTTCCAACATACTTGCCACCTACAACCCGTAGACCACCACCACCAGTGACAACTCCAAGGCCAACGACTCCAGTTCCAACTTACTTGCCACCCACAACTCGTCGTCcagttccaacaacaacaagGGCTCCACCAGCACCAGTGACAACTCGTAAGTTGACAACACCTGTTCCAACATACTTGCCACCTACGACCCGTAGACCACCACCACCAGTGACAACTCCAAGGCCAACAACTCCAGTTCCAACTTACTTGCCACCCACAACTCGTCGTCCAGTTCCAACAACGACAAGAGCTCCACCAGCACCACTAACAACTCGTAAGTTGACAACACCTGTTCCAACATACTTGCCACCTACGACCCGTAGACCACCACTACCAGTGACAACTCCAAGGCCAACAACTCCAGTTCCAACTTACTTGCCACCCACAACTCGTCGCCCAGTTCCAACAACGACAAGGGCCCCACCAGCACCAGTGACAACTCGTAAGTTGACAACTCCAGTTCCTACATACTTGCCACCTACAACCCGTAGACCACCACCACCAGTGACAACTCCAAGGCCAACAACTCCAGTTCCAACTTACTTGCCACCAACAACTCGTCGCCCAGTTCCAACAACGACAAGGGCCCCACCAGCACCAGTGACAACTCGTAAGTTGACAACTCCAGTTCCAACATACTTGCCACCTACAACTCGTAGACCTCCACCACCAGTGACAACTCCTAGGCCAACAACTCCAGTTCCAACTTACTTGCCACCCACAACTCGTCGCCcagttccaacaacaacaagGGCCCCACCAGCACCAGTGACAACTCGTAAGTTGACAACTCCAGTTCCAACATACTTGCCACCTACAACTCGTAGACCTCCACCACCAGTGACAACTCCTAGGCCAACAACTGCAAGGCCAACAACAAGGCCTCCAGCACCAAGGACAACTCCAGTGCCAACGTACTTGCCACCTACAACACGTCGTCCAGTTCCAACAACGACAAGAGCTCCACCACCACCAGTGACTACTCGCAAGTTGACAACTCCAGTGCCAACATACTTGCCACCTACAACTCGCAGGCCACCACCACCAGTGACAACTCCTAGGCCTACAACTCCAAGACCAACTACTCCTAGACCAACACCTCCACCAACTTACGCACCCCCAACTACTCTAAGAACTCTTCCACCAGTGACCACGCCCAGGCCCACAGTTCCAGTAACAAGGCCACCACCACCAAGGACGACCTCAGTGTTGCCACGCACATCCACACCAGCTCCAACTTATCTGCCACCAATCGATGGGTACAAATACCCAGTTCCAAACATCCCATTCGTCTACTAA
- the LOC129945165 gene encoding uncharacterized protein LOC129945165, whose amino-acid sequence MAGEIYAQIPLMVLSISSTTASHSHNPRHLNTSHSSSNSFSKGMPMHFVHQLSELRPLKPSNHRLINMQHTYTPSVAAAAKQHETLHLLEHFRGVQPNYYSPRNGKSKLMFPPPPPQWRMPLMPDNHFERHSIDRPSVSALSSSSFSNQIPRPPRLTRTQSDNRRHYIDSESEQPRPFNFPLEGPQPSEFKKTKKSKKKENKVNNIQDILRQEPLPANVNQYQMPVGIHISGSFKNLQNSGISNVFRRYIQVQPQIAQSQVNYQRVAIDPFYPYKPKSLNDINSLAMKQLGLNRKKKKTNNTAVAGLVFQPSGQRPVSADYYLEALRMNNSLNGLGAQRNLKHEPFSLKLEVYPIRSGKKAPIVPLTVAPFLTTIQPMSQNFQPFYPAQMGTPYGMPVDNGANYLNYMNMNMPQRHKGKLAHSPSLYSSAYQRDKSPLESDALNNDGVHKPREKKPKSSANQLMVHLNVFPSKKDNNIAPPPPPLPQNHLYDVIHADVHERSSGDLVENKYKANKTSTYNDCDVGEKTFEETDVLSSTDTSLDYQKGRTLNEAPVVVENYAPSQNEQHKPQELTSTKNVSGNRTENNSEKFSTFRFPVENLLQFQANDAVINN is encoded by the exons atggcAGGTGAAATTTACGCCCAG ATCCCACTGATGGTCTTAAGCATATCATCAACAACTGCTTCACATTCACATAACCCTCGTCATCTAAACACATCGCACTCTTCATCAAATAGTTTCTCCAAAGGCATGCCAATGCATTTCGTGCACCAGCTATCAGAACTAAGACCCCTTAAACCATCAAACCACAGATTAATTAACATGCAACATACGTACACACCATctgtagcagcagcagcaaagcAGCATGAAACTCTGCATCTACTGGAGCATTTCAGAGGAGTACAACCTAATTACTATAGTCCACGAAATGGAAAGAGTAAATTAATGTTTCCACCGCCACCACCGCAGTGGCGAATGCCACTTATGCCTGACAACCATTTCGAACGTCATTCAATAGACCGTCCCTCGGTGTCGGCTTTGTCATCGTCTTCGTTTAGTAATCAAATACCACGTCCTCCACGGTTGACACGCACACAGAGTGACAATCGACGACATTACATTGACTCCGAGTCGGAGCAACCGAGACCGTTTAATTTTCCACTCGAAGGACCACAACCATCAGAATTCAAGAAAACtaagaaatcaaagaaaaaagagaacaaGGTTAACAACATCCAGGACATTTTGAGACAAGAACCACTACCAGCGAATGTCAACCAATATCAAATGCCCGTTGGAATTCATATCTCAGGATCGTTTAAGAATCTACAGAACAGTGGAATATCGAATGTTTTCCGAAGATACATTCAAGTGCAGCCCCAAATCGCTCAGAGCCAAGTTAACTACCAGCGAGTTGCGATTGATCCTTTCTATCCTTACAAACCAAAGTCATTGAATGACATCAACTCGTTAGCAATGAAGCAGTTGGGCTTGAataggaagaagaagaaaactaaTAACACCGCTGTGGCAGGGCTAGTATTTCAACCGAGTGGACAGAGGCCTGTTTCAGCGGATTACTACTTAGAAGCACTAAGGATGAATAACTCATTGAATGGCTTGGGTGCGCAACGAAATTTGAAACACGAACCGTTTAGCCTCAAGCTAGAAGTCTATCCGATCCGCAGTGGCAAGAAAGCTCCAATCGTCCCTTTGACTGTAGCCCCATTCCTAACAACAATTCAACCAATGTCGCAGAACTTTCAACCCTTTTACCCAGCACAAATGGGAACACCATATGGCATGCCAGTTGATAATGGTGCAAACTATTTAAATTACATGAATATGAACATGCCTCAGCGACACAAGGGCAAACTAGCTCATTCCCCGAGCCTCTACTCAAGTGCTTATCAGCGAGATAAGTCTCCTTTGGAGTCAGATGCTCTCAACAATGATGGGGTCCATAAACCTCGTGAAAAGAAACCCAAATCAAGCGCTAATCAATTAATGGTACATCTGAATGTTTTTCCAAGCAAGAAAGACAACAATATTGCGCCTCCTCCTCCACCGCTGCCACAAAACCATCTCTACGATGTAATTCATGCAGATGTTCATGAACGTAGCTCAGGGGATTTGgtggaaaataaatataaagcaaaTAAAACATCAACTTATAATGACTGCGATGTGGGTGAAAAAACTTTCGAGGAGACTGACGTCCTCAGTTCTACTGATACTTCGTTGGATTATCAAAAAGGTAGAACCCTAAATGAAGCCCCCGTCGTTGTGGAAAATTACGCACCATCCCAAAACGAACAGCATAAGCCCCAAGAACTGACATCAACTAAAAATGTATCTGGAAATAGAACTGAAAataattcggaaaaattttcaactttccgATTCCCGGTAGAAAATCTGCTGCAATTTCAAGCAAACGATGCTGTTATTAAtaactga